GCCGCGCACCTGTTCGCGGTAAAGCGCGATGAGCAGACCGTGGATCAACTCGGCCTCATGGAGGCGGTCGCGGAAGGTGCGTTGCTTAAAGCGGGTGCCGATCTCGTCAAAGAGGGCGGACGCTTCCGAGTCGTCGGACATGCGCACCACCGAACCGAAATCGGTGCGCAATCGCGCGAGCAACGGAGCGAGCGTTCCGATCATGAGGGTCACATAACGTAAATCGTAAGGTGCGGTGGCACCGGCGGGATAACCGTAGGCCGTGGGTTCGTCGTGGCTGAACAGCATGGCGTGACCGGCGGGCACATCATGGGTGCCCGCGGCATCGCGAAACCAGCCGCGGCCGCTCTGGGTTCGCTGGATGGCGACGTGGTGGGACCGCCCGCCGCGCAGAGTGTTGTCATACTCGTAGGCGGAGGAACTGCGCACCTCGTCGGCGGCGCTGATGATGATGGGGAAAACCTCCTCGGGCATGCCTTCATGTCACAAATTGCACATCGTATATCAAACTTTTCATATCCGCCTTTAAGGGTGCCGCAGGTTTGAGTGCAGGCGGTCGCACTGAGTGGCGTCCGTATTTAACAAATCCCCTCCATGGCTAAAATTACCCTGATTGGCGCCGGCTCGGTCGTCTTCGCGAAGAACCTGATTTCCGACATCCTGCAATTTCCCGAATTGAGCGGTTCGACCATTACGCTGATGGACATCGATCCGGCGCGTCTGGAAACGGCGCGCGTCATGGCCGAGCGAGTGGTGCGTAAACTCGGCGTGAAGGCCAGGATCGAGGCGACGCTCGACCGTCGCAAGGCGATCACGGGCGCGAACTACGTTATCTGCACGATCCAGGTCGGCGGTTACAAGCCGGGCACGGTCATCGATTTTGAAATCCCGAAGAAGT
This portion of the Rariglobus hedericola genome encodes:
- a CDS encoding helix-turn-helix transcriptional regulator → MPEEVFPIIISAADEVRSSSAYEYDNTLRGGRSHHVAIQRTQSGRGWFRDAAGTHDVPAGHAMLFSHDEPTAYGYPAGATAPYDLRYVTLMIGTLAPLLARLRTDFGSVVRMSDDSEASALFDEIGTRFKQRTFRDRLHEAELIHGLLIALYREQVRGTQTTDPIEFGHHYLRSHFRSPINLKLVAGKCAVSREHFIREFTRRYHESPGALLRRLRLEHARAMLAATDTDVESIALASGYTSANTFCRAFRQKFGHSPRGR